The proteins below come from a single Pseudomonas chlororaphis genomic window:
- a CDS encoding helicase: MHLTRSSALVALLLTCGLAQAEVRVEGPVEYGVFEGPKAELQSGERVLRRSNEQIRQTESVPAKLGTKFGMRYQLAGKVADDQPLTLLYFTPGIRTPDGVRHDKFEVVQKLVPGAPQDVMAYEFTESHEVVPGEWRFMVFQGDRLLTQQRFVVR; this comes from the coding sequence ATGCACCTCACCCGTTCAAGCGCACTGGTCGCGCTGTTGTTGACCTGCGGCCTGGCGCAGGCCGAAGTCCGTGTCGAAGGCCCGGTGGAATACGGCGTGTTCGAAGGGCCCAAGGCCGAACTGCAATCGGGGGAGCGGGTCCTGCGTCGCAGCAACGAGCAGATCCGCCAGACCGAGAGCGTACCGGCCAAGCTGGGCACCAAGTTCGGCATGCGTTACCAGTTGGCGGGCAAGGTCGCGGATGACCAGCCATTGACGCTCCTGTACTTCACTCCGGGGATCCGCACCCCCGATGGCGTGCGTCACGACAAATTCGAAGTCGTGCAGAAGCTGGTGCCTGGTGCGCCACAGGATGTCATGGCCTATGAGTTCACCGAAAGCCATGAGGTGGTGCCGGGGGAGTGGCGGTTCATGGTGTTCCAAGGGGATCGCTTGTTGACGCAGCAGCGGTTCGTGGTGCGCTGA
- a CDS encoding 5-oxo-L-prolinase, translating to MSLSRLMVAGLLAVSSNAVLAREYAYSDAHLHYVDFFQETAGMPKLLQAMADNRIEHVMISGIPVAKKWHEDEPKRPRYYAGDDADAYWYSATDVIVAAAVSKLTAEQRPHFHPFLSGFNPNDKNSDAHIQRMLDLYPGLWQGIGEVFTRHDDLTALTSGDTPRANNEAMTRIYHLAAENDLPVMLHSNITSKREKNPLYLAEIEEPLRNHPHTRFIWAHAGTSKEIHRHQKQLDFLLPTLTRLLESYPNLYIDLSWSLLTPYLLDETGKPRQAWVELVERFPERFMVGSDVVGRFNKVGKELRSFDPFLDALPEDVARKVARDNFLAVLPRSVPK from the coding sequence GTGTCCTTGTCCCGCCTGATGGTTGCCGGGTTGCTGGCGGTGTCCAGCAACGCCGTCTTGGCCCGCGAATACGCCTACAGCGATGCGCACCTGCACTATGTCGATTTTTTCCAGGAAACCGCCGGGATGCCCAAGCTGCTCCAGGCGATGGCCGACAATCGCATCGAACATGTGATGATCTCCGGCATTCCGGTGGCCAAGAAATGGCACGAAGACGAGCCCAAGCGCCCGCGCTACTACGCCGGTGACGATGCGGACGCCTACTGGTACAGCGCCACCGATGTGATCGTGGCCGCGGCGGTGAGCAAGCTGACCGCCGAGCAACGCCCGCATTTCCATCCGTTCCTGTCGGGCTTCAACCCCAACGACAAGAATTCCGACGCCCACATCCAACGCATGCTCGACCTGTACCCGGGGCTGTGGCAGGGCATCGGCGAAGTGTTCACCCGCCATGACGACCTCACGGCATTGACCTCGGGCGACACGCCGCGCGCCAACAACGAGGCCATGACACGGATCTATCATCTGGCGGCCGAGAACGACCTGCCGGTGATGCTGCATTCGAACATCACCTCCAAGCGTGAGAAAAATCCGCTTTACCTGGCCGAAATCGAAGAGCCGCTGCGCAATCACCCGCACACGCGCTTCATCTGGGCCCACGCCGGCACCAGCAAGGAAATCCATCGACACCAGAAGCAGTTGGATTTTCTCCTGCCGACCCTGACCCGGCTGCTGGAATCCTACCCGAACCTGTACATCGACCTGTCCTGGAGCCTGCTCACGCCGTATCTGCTGGACGAGACAGGCAAGCCCCGTCAGGCCTGGGTGGAGCTGGTAGAGCGTTTTCCAGAGCGGTTCATGGTGGGGTCGGACGTGGTGGGCCGTTTCAACAAGGTGGGCAAGGAGCTGCGCAGTTTCGACCCGTTCCTGGATGCCTTGCCGGAAGACGTGGCCAGGAAGGTGGCGCGGGATAATTTCCTGGCGGTGTTGCCGCGCTCCGTCCCCAAATGA